From Pseudomonadota bacterium:
CTGTATCTCCAAACATCCCCCGAAGCGCACATGAAGCGCTTGCTGGCCGCGGGTTCGGGCGCCATCTATCAGATCTCACGCGCGTTCCGGGACGGTGAGCGGGGCAAGGTACATAACACCGAATTCACCTTGCTGGAGTGGTATCGCCCCGGGTTCGACCACCATCGTCTTATGGATGAGGTGGACGAACTGATCCGAGACATATTGGCCGGGCGCACTGAGTTGCCGCCGTCACAGCGGCGCAGTTACGCCGAGGCCATGAAAACTCATACGGAGATCGATCCCTTTAACACCACCGCAGATGCTTGCCGCCGACGTTTGCTTGAAGCGGGCATCGCAATTCATGGGGTGGAACAACCCCCTGCGGCGTTGGACTTCTGGCTGGATCTGCTCATGAGCCATCTCGTGGGGCCCGAGTTGGGCCGT
This genomic window contains:
- a CDS encoding amino acid--tRNA ligase-related protein, whose translation is MPPASEEWRPAGRLDTLRQRSRLIGRVREFFAQRAVWEVETPVLARAGATDPHLESLNTHCTAVRQPLYLQTSPEAHMKRLLAAGSGAIYQISRAFRDGERGKVHNTEFTLLEWYRPGFDHHRLMDEVDELIRDILAGRTELPPSQRRSYAEAMKTHTEIDPFNTTADACRRRLLEAGIAIHGVEQPPAALDFWLDLLMSHLVGPELGRSGPTFVYDFPASQAALSRIRPGQPPLASRFELFLNG